gttttgacCGAAGTCGTAAAAGACCTACATGGTACCTACGCACAGCCATAAGGGTAAGTAGACTATTTACTGATGCTTACTTCAAGTACAGAGAACAAAATGCGATCGAAATAAGCGAACAATGAAATACACTATGGGTATTGCCATAATCTGATAAAAACGAGTTACGTTTTCTTCTAAGCTTAGAGAATTAAAAATGAACTCCATACAATAACCAGTTCCTTCCatagcgcgcgcgcacacacacaacacgacTGTAGACGCATAAAGGCCATGCTCTTGTTATTGTGTTTTAAACTGAATTCAACCAGGAAAGGGTTTGATGGCGTAAGCGAAGTACGGGAGCTGCCTTTGTTTATAGCATCAGTGACACCATCCTCTACCTTTCCTCATGCAGTTTCCCTCTACCTTGCTTTCTCTTCTCTCAAATCAAACTGCATGCCCTCTCATTATGTCCTCCATATCTGCAGGTAAGTACATCCTACACTAACTCCACCACCTCTtacctcaccacacacacacacgcatgcacatgtACCTGtaactaacaaaaataattcatgcattatattttagtgtcaaaaaagtaaacagtttaGGGATAAGGGTGTCTCGTCGACTAGCTTGAACTTCCCGTGACGGTTGATCATTAACGTACTttgaggattaaaaaaaaaaactataagtTAACTTCGTTTTCACCATAGactttttattacatttggATATCCGCCGGCATAGTCTTTTTAATCACGCTGTGCCTATGGTGTGCGCTCTCGCTCTCAGAACGTTTCAAAACAAGGGAATGTACTCCATTGTAGTGCATTACTGTAGAAAGTGCCTGTTTAGTGGTTGCGTCCCTTGAATGCCCTCCTAGAAACTTAGAATTATTTCCATCACAGCATTACCGTTTCAATTCGTCGGACTAAATCGTTAAATACGATAAATAAGTTACATTTGCGAGCGTGGTAGGAGAGTAGACGGCTGGCTGGATAAAGAATGAGACACTATGATATTCAAGCATGAGAAAAATGCCTTGCAAGTCATGTAAAAGCATTTTGATTCCTCTATTgctgttattgtcattattcGTGATAAAATTAGATATAATATAAAACAGTCATAAAGTACATAGTTTGCAGCAACTTTCTCTGTAACAATGTTCTTGTCAATATCGCTTTGACTAGACGTATCCTGGTTTGGACATATGTACAGcacagaaacatttaaaatgctgCTTTGAACGATTATTTAATACTTTTGGAAGTAGACAGCATCTCACTGATGATGGCGCTCTTGTTCACGTTCATCAAAACTGTGATGGACCAGTAAAATGACGAGTTCGATGGTAATTGTCCACACTCTAAAAATGTATGACAAACGACAGACGTGGTGAGGAAATCAGTTTCCGTTCAATATGTTGCAGACTTGGGTAGCCAGCGAATGGACATCCCCGACTCATGCACTGTCCTGCATCAACCACGCCATGCCTCCTACACTTAGCTGTTCAGGACACATCACTGGCTTCCGGTTATGACATGGGTAGAGTACAAAGTGTCCTTTTATTTTGGTAGTTTTCTGACTTCTTACATTTATTCACCATTCGGATGATGAAATCTTAGGACGCCTTTCTGTTAAAAATTCTAAAGTTGTCCCTTTCGGGATTGGTAAGCCCTCTTTTGAAGGATTTGGACCCGCAGTTTGGAACTTCCTACCAGTGCACTTGTAGCTTACACAGACATATGGAACTTTCAAACATAACTCGAATGACAtgttttccaaaaatatttaaaagattgactcctttttgtgtctttgcatGTATTAGAGTGGGAGGGGTGGCGGTGAGTATCTTCCTGCTAGAAACATGCGcagtataaaaaatattattgttgttaacaGTATACATCGTTACCATGACAGCTTGGAACATAATTCTCAGCATGTGTTTTCATTGTGTGGTAAAGCTAAGAAAAACAGCTTGTCCCACTGTGCCACTTTGCTAACGATCAATGTCAGATCCTGAGCGATAACTTATTAAAGTTCCTCTAACTCTGGTCTTGTCATCGGAATGCGGCCTCCCTCATCTCGTTTACGGTTCAAACTTGTCCAAGCTCAGCAGACTGGCGAGGGAGCGGTCTGGTACCACAGTGGTAAAACGAATGTTAGTCACTACACATTGTAGTAAGTTTAATAAAAACCAAGTTTAAATGTCGTCTTGGTGTATACTTTACTTTCCGAAAGTGAGTGTAACACCTTTCACAGTAATTACTGTCGGTAATTCTTTTCTCTTGATTTCTCCGGCTTCCACCCCACTTCGTCCTCCATTCCCTTGTCACTGTGGTAAAGTGGGTGAGCCCTAGCAAAAAAAGCTAACCAAGCTCATAGCTTTGGCCTCAACCTCTCTACCGAGAAATAAAAGCAGTCCATCATTCCTGAAAGATGCAGAGGAAAAATACCTCTAGTTTTTATACACGCCTGCAATCCTCGTCGTAGTCTTCATAGACGAAAAAGCTTCATAAGCTTCCAGTGTACTGCTCCATCTCTAGGGAGGGCATTCACCCCATTTCCACAGCCTGAACGCTTCAGCATGGACAGATAGAAGACTTTGATAAAGATAAGTTCATCGGGAAGAAAGCCAGCAGATGTGTTTTCTCTCCCCTGGTAGGCAACTGTACCAGGGGATCATCGTGTTCATCCTCGCGACCTCCACCCGGCATTAGGTCAGTCCAGGAATGACTTCCCCTGCAGTCACGAGATGAAGCTGTGACGTCGGCCCATGTCGTACACGTGCTCCAGGACAGGTTTGAGCTTCTGCAGGCCGTGGTTCGTCTCGTGCAGCTTGCGCAGGGCGGGGGGAGACGGGAGGGGCTGACGACGCTGGTCCACCTTCAAGGTGCGCACCCTGTCCGGCACGTCGTGGGTAACGTCTTCTAACGGACAGAAAAACCAGCGTGAGACAGGACATCAGAGCCTCATGACTTCACTGTCACGTGTCTATGGTGACGGAAACATTCGTGGATGAGGGCTTTAGACAGAGAGTGCGAGTGTGTGAGTGCACGACggaaagagaaagtgaatgaGCGAGTAACCGAGAAGGACAGATGAGACATCATTAATAACCCCGATCATCAAATACTTCACCATAATCATCAAACTTACCATCGTCTCCAGTCGTTAACAGGACACcactatgtttttttttttttttattattatcttaaaCAATTTCAACTACCGACAACAACTTCCCTGTGGCAATGACAGAGTTTGTGCATGACCTGTGCTCATCTTCATTGTTTCAGTTTAGAACTTAGTGGCCGGTTACTCGAGACTACAGTAAGATATTAGTGTAGATTAGACATAAGATATTAATTAGCCAATAGAGTTTGACTTACCCGAGTCTAATATTTTAGGAGGTTTGACGAGCTGTGGAAGTGGGGGCCGGAAGGTGGCTCTGATGACTGGCTCAGGTCCCCCCTCATACAAGCCCCGCTGGCCCAGGTAGGGGGACACGACTCGTGCCACCAGCTTCTCGCACCGAAACTGGTTCTCGGACAAAAACACGTCGTCCTTTAGGCCCTGCAAGTGCGAGAGGAGTCACGTGGGTGGCCCGACAAGCCTTACAATGAATAATCAGACAACCATTAATCTTAACTCGTGGTAATACGGTTATTGTTATCGACTCAACGATTTGTCTTGGCCACAAGATGCAACCATGAGCCGATGGAGTCTGATCTTCAGTTTCTGctgccttttattttcatcacttttttaaacaaaatgaacactCGAAATTAATATCTCCCATTCACATTCAGACAGAGGTATCTAAGAAAATTAAGTTATTGTGATAGGCACTgcggttttttttccagacttgtAGCCGCTACACAAAATTAGCCATTTGAGCGCGAGGAGGAGGTTAAGGATGTTCGAAAAGCCTGGCTATTCGCTAAACTTCACTCCATTTTAACtatgcttttatttcttccaacCCTGTCCTCTTATTTAATGTATGACATCACTTCCGACTCACTTGTAGCACCAGCAGCATCTGGCGGATGTTGGGGGGAACTTCACACTCCTTGGCATCCAGGGCTTCTGCACATGTGCACAAAACAATTACAATCtttaatagcaaaaaaaaaaaaaaatctcttttgcAACATGCATTTGTTTATTGATAGTAGGCGCACCATCTAAAGACTACTTTTTTAGCTGCTCATTGCACGATGAACGAGTGTTATACCTGTGTACTGTtacaaagatggaaagaaagaaaaaacacttgtttgtttAGGAAGATCAATGGCACTACTAAGGCAAAAGGAACGTCCAGAGGCCAATTTGTTTATTTCGTAATTCTAGGTGGATTCTAGTTACATATGTCAAGGTAaccactattattttttttttaacctttgaaCTCGCTTACCGACCTTTCAGGCTGACTTTGAGAACAACGATATTGCGGAACTCTACCAATGTGGTGTTGCGGATGTCGAAGCCTTTCagctgaaataaacaaacaaatgaacaccGAGTTTCAGAGGGGCGTGAAGGTGTAACAACAAATTCGCTACAGTGATGTGTTCAATTAGATGAGCTCAAGATTTCATGATGCTAGGAGATACTCATCCGCAGTACTCACACATAGAGGGTAGAGCAGTGCTTGCAAAGTGGGAAGAATCTCCGTGAAAAAGTAGTCCCACGTTTCTCCCAGCATTTGCAGAAGTTCTGTGCCTGCGGAAGGGTAAATAATATcagttatataaataaaatatataaaataaaattaaataacaacTAAACAATCCTTTGAAAGGGTTGGAGGGGATTTCTCGTaatgcggtgtgtgtgtgtgtgtgtttagggggAGGTGTTTGGCACATGCATGTTTACATGCGAATACAGAAAGTgtgaatatttgaaaaaaattaaccacCATTAATTATGTTCTAGCGATCCTAAGTAACAGTACAGCTTGTATAAACATACCGATAAACTACATTTACTTGTGTATTGAACGAACAACTACAAACTGTAAAGAATCAGTCTTCCCTTTAAAGTTATGAGATCACTGATATtaataaaaaagtaactttgtcttttttgtcattaacaaatcatcatcttcatcgccATTACTAGAGCAGACCTAGAGTGCAAGCTGTTCTCTCCATACCTTGCTCGTTCTTTATCTTCTCTCTTAAAATCACcattcctttctttaaaagttgGTCCTGCAGCAAAAGAGACACAGTCAcaaacgcacatacacacatgtacacagagacacgcatacacacatatgtagaCAGTGAT
The sequence above is a segment of the Pomacea canaliculata isolate SZHN2017 linkage group LG6, ASM307304v1, whole genome shotgun sequence genome. Coding sequences within it:
- the LOC112565525 gene encoding proline-rich protein 5-like isoform X2, translating into MFRLYSEMSRPASKVADKNNTKLQRHRKFRVSWHSHTSTHLDPAQGQGRKVSQVDKNSKDARSDVSGDRKVTLKGRRTGSYKERPTYDEHSLASVELASWKSRGTSRRGSFLPFSFASFLSPVDAAKKAEVLETVQSAIVKLFQRKRLEENELGTLQEHVRTLGDQEAGSLICDYYKDQLLKKGMVILREKIKNEQGTELLQMLGETWDYFFTEILPTLQALLYPLCLKGFDIRNTTLVEFRNIVVLKVSLKEALDAKECEVPPNIRQMLLVLQGLKDDVFLSENQFRCEKLVARVVSPYLGQRGLYEGGPEPVIRATFRPPLPQLVKPPKILDSDVTHDVPDRVRTLKVDQRRQPLPSPPALRKLHETNHGLQKLKPVLEHVYDMGRRHSFIS
- the LOC112565525 gene encoding proline-rich protein 5-like isoform X1, translated to MFRLYSEMSRPASKVADKNNTKLQRHRKFRVSWHSHTSTHLDPAQGQGRKVSQVDKNSKDARSDVSGDRKVTLKGRRTGSYKERPTYDEHSLASVELASWKSRGTSRRGSFLPFSFASFLSPVDAAKKAEVLETVQSAIVKLFQRKRLEENELGTLQEHVRTLGDQEAGSLICDYYKDQLLKKGMVILREKIKNEQGTELLQMLGETWDYFFTEILPTLQALLYPLCLKGFDIRNTTLVEFRNIVVLKVSLKEALDAKECEVPPNIRQMLLVLQGLKDDVFLSENQFRCEKLVARVVSPYLGQRGLYEGGPEPVIRATFRPPLPQLVKPPKILDSEDVTHDVPDRVRTLKVDQRRQPLPSPPALRKLHETNHGLQKLKPVLEHVYDMGRRHSFIS
- the LOC112565525 gene encoding proline-rich protein 5-like isoform X4; translation: MCIFRKRRRWSHVQLLTASPLDTSSCAETSPRLPEPVASSGRKTSGMFFKLRAPCTFSIPRHSLASVELASWKSRGTSRRGSFLPFSFASFLSPVDAAKKAEVLETVQSAIVKLFQRKRLEENELGTLQEHVRTLGDQEAGSLICDYYKDQLLKKGMVILREKIKNEQGTELLQMLGETWDYFFTEILPTLQALLYPLCLKGFDIRNTTLVEFRNIVVLKVSLKEALDAKECEVPPNIRQMLLVLQGLKDDVFLSENQFRCEKLVARVVSPYLGQRGLYEGGPEPVIRATFRPPLPQLVKPPKILDSEDVTHDVPDRVRTLKVDQRRQPLPSPPALRKLHETNHGLQKLKPVLEHVYDMGRRHSFIS
- the LOC112565525 gene encoding proline-rich protein 5-like isoform X5 — its product is MSSASRRGSLTQDMVASLASLGALAARRNSTKRTASSSSAFLTPSGDRISHLKRHSLASVELASWKSRGTSRRGSFLPFSFASFLSPVDAAKKAEVLETVQSAIVKLFQRKRLEENELGTLQEHVRTLGDQEAGSLICDYYKDQLLKKGMVILREKIKNEQGTELLQMLGETWDYFFTEILPTLQALLYPLCLKGFDIRNTTLVEFRNIVVLKVSLKEALDAKECEVPPNIRQMLLVLQGLKDDVFLSENQFRCEKLVARVVSPYLGQRGLYEGGPEPVIRATFRPPLPQLVKPPKILDSEDVTHDVPDRVRTLKVDQRRQPLPSPPALRKLHETNHGLQKLKPVLEHVYDMGRRHSFIS
- the LOC112565525 gene encoding proline-rich protein 5-like isoform X3 — its product is MSRPASKVADKNNTKLQRHRKFRVSWHSHTSTHLDPAQGQGRKVSQVDKNSKDARSDVSGDRKVTLKGRRTGSYKERPTYDEHSLASVELASWKSRGTSRRGSFLPFSFASFLSPVDAAKKAEVLETVQSAIVKLFQRKRLEENELGTLQEHVRTLGDQEAGSLICDYYKDQLLKKGMVILREKIKNEQGTELLQMLGETWDYFFTEILPTLQALLYPLCLKGFDIRNTTLVEFRNIVVLKVSLKEALDAKECEVPPNIRQMLLVLQGLKDDVFLSENQFRCEKLVARVVSPYLGQRGLYEGGPEPVIRATFRPPLPQLVKPPKILDSEDVTHDVPDRVRTLKVDQRRQPLPSPPALRKLHETNHGLQKLKPVLEHVYDMGRRHSFIS
- the LOC112565525 gene encoding proline-rich protein 5-like isoform X6, giving the protein MFFKLRAPCTFSIPRHSLASVELASWKSRGTSRRGSFLPFSFASFLSPVDAAKKAEVLETVQSAIVKLFQRKRLEENELGTLQEHVRTLGDQEAGSLICDYYKDQLLKKGMVILREKIKNEQGTELLQMLGETWDYFFTEILPTLQALLYPLCLKGFDIRNTTLVEFRNIVVLKVSLKEALDAKECEVPPNIRQMLLVLQGLKDDVFLSENQFRCEKLVARVVSPYLGQRGLYEGGPEPVIRATFRPPLPQLVKPPKILDSEDVTHDVPDRVRTLKVDQRRQPLPSPPALRKLHETNHGLQKLKPVLEHVYDMGRRHSFIS
- the LOC112565525 gene encoding proline-rich protein 5-like isoform X7 translates to MDVILAKRVQSAIVKLFQRKRLEENELGTLQEHVRTLGDQEAGSLICDYYKDQLLKKGMVILREKIKNEQGTELLQMLGETWDYFFTEILPTLQALLYPLCLKGFDIRNTTLVEFRNIVVLKVSLKEALDAKECEVPPNIRQMLLVLQGLKDDVFLSENQFRCEKLVARVVSPYLGQRGLYEGGPEPVIRATFRPPLPQLVKPPKILDSEDVTHDVPDRVRTLKVDQRRQPLPSPPALRKLHETNHGLQKLKPVLEHVYDMGRRHSFIS